The Streptomyces seoulensis genome contains a region encoding:
- a CDS encoding S28 family serine protease, whose translation MRKALRWLLALTVLIGTLGTAGTAGAATTAPQAPTDIKDRLLAIPGISLVEEKPYTGYRYFVLNFTQPVDHRHPARGTFQQRITVLHKDVSRPTVFYTSGYNVSTTPSRREPTQIVDGNQVSLEYRFFTPSRPAPADWSKLDIWQAASDQHAVYEALKPLYSANWLATGGSKGGMTATYYERFYPRDMDGVVAYVAPNDVVNDEDSAYDRFFERVGTKECRDKLNAVQREALVRREPLERRYAQYAADNGYTFTTVGSLDKAYEAVVLDYVWGFWQYSGLADCDSIPSGAATATDDAIWDSVDTISGFSAYADQGLEQYTPYYYQAGTQLGAPTIGFPHIERKLIRYGYQPPRNFVPRSIPMRFQKGAMRDVDTWVRHHARQMLFVYGQNDPWGSERFRPGAGARDSHVYTAPGMNHGANVAGLVADERAFATARILEWAGVASPAVQADPSAAKPLARFDGKLDVRDVEREPALRP comes from the coding sequence ATGCGCAAGGCGCTGAGATGGCTGCTGGCGCTCACGGTGCTCATCGGCACACTGGGCACGGCGGGCACAGCGGGGGCGGCCACCACCGCACCGCAGGCACCCACGGACATCAAGGACCGGCTGCTGGCGATACCCGGCATCAGCCTGGTGGAGGAGAAGCCGTACACCGGCTACCGCTACTTCGTCCTGAACTTCACCCAGCCGGTCGACCACCGGCACCCGGCCAGGGGCACCTTCCAGCAGCGGATCACCGTGCTGCACAAGGACGTGAGCCGCCCGACCGTCTTCTACACCAGCGGCTACAACGTCTCCACCACGCCGTCGCGCCGCGAGCCCACCCAGATCGTGGACGGCAACCAGGTCTCGCTGGAGTACCGCTTCTTCACCCCGTCCCGCCCGGCCCCGGCCGACTGGTCCAAGCTGGACATCTGGCAGGCCGCGAGCGACCAGCACGCCGTCTACGAGGCGCTGAAGCCGCTGTACTCCGCCAACTGGCTGGCCACCGGCGGCTCCAAGGGCGGCATGACGGCCACCTACTACGAGCGCTTCTACCCCCGCGACATGGACGGCGTGGTCGCCTACGTCGCCCCCAACGACGTCGTGAACGACGAGGACTCGGCCTACGACCGCTTCTTCGAGCGCGTCGGCACCAAGGAGTGCCGCGACAAGCTGAACGCCGTCCAGCGCGAGGCCCTGGTCCGCCGCGAGCCGCTGGAGCGGCGGTACGCCCAGTACGCCGCCGACAACGGCTACACCTTCACCACCGTCGGCTCCCTGGACAAGGCGTACGAGGCCGTCGTCCTCGACTACGTGTGGGGCTTCTGGCAGTACAGCGGCCTCGCCGACTGCGACTCGATCCCGTCCGGCGCCGCCACCGCGACCGACGACGCGATCTGGGACTCGGTCGACACCATCTCCGGCTTCTCCGCCTACGCCGACCAGGGCCTGGAGCAGTACACGCCGTACTACTACCAGGCGGGCACCCAGCTCGGCGCGCCCACCATCGGCTTCCCGCACATCGAGCGGAAGCTGATCCGCTACGGCTACCAGCCGCCGCGCAACTTCGTGCCCCGCTCCATCCCGATGCGCTTCCAGAAGGGCGCCATGCGGGACGTGGACACCTGGGTCAGGCACCACGCCCGGCAGATGCTCTTCGTGTACGGGCAGAACGACCCCTGGGGCTCGGAGCGGTTCCGCCCCGGCGCGGGCGCCCGTGACTCCCACGTGTACACCGCGCCCGGCATGAACCACGGCGCCAATGTCGCCGGTCTCGTCGCCGACGAGCGGGCCTTCGCAACCGCCCGCATCCTCGAGTGGGCCGGGGTGGCGTCCCCGGCGGTCCAGGCCGACCCGTCGGCGGCGAAGCCGCTGGCCCGGTTCGACGGCAAGCTGGACGTACGGGACGTGGAGCGCGAGCCCGCGCTGCGCCCGTAG